Within the Anopheles merus strain MAF unplaced genomic scaffold, AmerM5.1 LNR4000205, whole genome shotgun sequence genome, the region CACGCCCACCACTGTACCGGCAGGCCCGATTGTTTGTAATTGTGACCAGAACCGCGTATTTGCACACCACGGTTGCCTTGGTGATACCAACTAAACAAACGTTTCCATGTTTACATGCTTAATTTCCACCTGGCGAGTCCTGCCAGCGGTCCGGTACGATGCAGTCGAGCGTAACCCTTCCAGCGGGTCAATACGTGCTGTGGTCCGTGCGAGTGAATCCTTCGAACCCTCCCCGGTAGCGGCAGTGCAGGTGAAAGTGAAAGCCCTTGCGGAAACAGCGAACGTGTACCATGCCCGACAGGAGCGTTCGCTGAGCGAGTGCAAAATGGTAGTTTCTGTGCGTGAACGATTGATCATCCAGTATGTGGCAATGCTTAGGAACGTGCTGCTTTTGATAACTGTCTCGTGCAGTGACCTGGCCGTCCGGGCTAGTGCGGACTTTTACAACTCGAACGATGTGCAGCTGTACGCCACGCCCGACGACTGCCGGGCCAACGAGTACTACGATCTGTTCGCCTTCAAGTGTAGCTTGTGTGACGACGGGCTCCATCTGATTCCGGCCAAAGACAGTGAGTATGTCCCAATGGGGCGGGTTTAAACTTTTGAACCGTATAACCTCCTATCGATTTAACAAATAAACTCCATCCCATCCGCCATTCCGCAAGCTCCAAACTGTTCTACTTGTGTTAATCCTACCTACGGGTCTGCTAACGTACACCTTCCCAACTGTCCAATACATTCCAGAACTGTCCTGCACGTGCAACGACCAAGCCGTTGCAGTCCGTGACCATGACAGTGTCCTTCAGCGACCCGTTTGCCAGAACGTTAGCGACTTCTTTGCCCAGTTCCCCGCCACCGAGCGGCTCGACACGGTCAACTACTGCAAAACGATCCAGGTAGGCATCGTCAATACGACCAAATCCAGCCGGAGCGTATATCAACGGCGCCGCACCTTTCCGCCGGGCCGCGACGAGCGGGCCGTTTGCGAGTGTGACCTAAAAGCGAACGTGCTGTACATCGAGCCGGGCGATGGATGGCCGCCGGGTGATCCGCGTGGTGCTCATAACTTTTGCATACCGCTGTCACTGCTGCGGGACGTGCAGCACTATCCCCCCTTCAGCCTGAACCGATTGCTGCACCAGAACCGGCAGAACGCGAACGTGTACAGGGATGTGAAGTACCTAATAGTGTTTTGTCATGTGATGCGAAGCGTGCGACACTGCCAGCAGCTGGCGAATCTGTGCGTGCTCAGCTTCTACAGCCTGGAGCGCCAATCGCCGTGCGCCATTTTCTACACGTACCAAACGTACGACCTGGCAGCGCTCGGAGCGTCGGGTGTGCCGAATGCCGGCAGTATGCCCAGCGTGGTCAGCGCCAGTCAAAGCTATCTGGCCGGTGAGGGTggggccggtggtggtggaggaacCCTGCCTAAGCTGGGACCCGAAACGGTCCGGCCGGGGCTGTTCTATCGGCGCGGCAAGTACGTCAGCGAACTGTTGGAGAAATTTCTCGACTACAGCTACGACAGCGATGCGAACAATCGGGTAAGTTGGTTATGCCATTTGCACAGTGGTAGCGGTCACTACTTTGGTGCCACAAATTATGGTCTGCTTCCGGCATTGCGGATGGACAGAATGTCCCCTTTCCCCTTTCTCCCGTCTATTGATCGTAGTAGTTTTAATAATCCTTTTCCTCGCCCAGCAGCTTGTGTTCACTCGGTTGCGTGACATTTTCCTAACCAAGGAGCTAAGCATAAACGGTAGTGCCGACATCGCCACCGAAGAAATAGACGacataatgttgttttttggggaCAAACATGCTACTCATtagcgaaagaaaaagagtTTGGGGCGATAATGTATGCGCTATGATTAATTTTAACTGTAGCCGGGGCGGGTCAAACCCGGGGCACCAGAGTTTGAAGTGGGTCAAAATGAAAGAAGAGGGGGAGAACgtcggtaaaaaaaaaccgggtcATGCACAGTATATGTATCCGATTTTTTGTAGGGTATGTCCTGGAAATGGAGATTAACTTTACGTTCAAAAGAGGTGAAGAAACTTTGAGCTCGGCATGACCCAGTTCTTAGTGTTTCCTGTCAGTAGCCACTATTTGGCGCAATTTACTATGTAGCACAGCTGTCCCCCATTAGCAAAAGGAAAGTATAAAATTATGAAACTGTAATCGAGATATTTATCGAGATGTAATTTCACTGATAAATGGATAAACCCTACACTGGTCAAGTGCAGCGTAAGTGCCGCTGTGCGTGATGTCCCGTGTGTGCTGGGTAAATGTTTTTACCACCATCGAAGGTCACCCCCACTAACTGATCCTCTTCAATATTTAATCGACCCTATATGTCCCATTCATGAGGAAATCatggaatggaatgaaaaaCATGCCATGCTTGTTCCACATGGCAAAAGGAGCACTAAGTCCGTGGGCTAAGCGTTGCAGCAAAAGAAGGGTACCTTCGGTTGTTTGGATGGTTCTCAGTGGTTACTAGGAGCAAATATTTGACATTGGTTACGCGTTGAATTTGCCTGCCGCGGAGGTCGTCGATGTTGCATCCACATCGACGAACGAAAGGCATGTTGGTGTTGGTTCGGGTTGTTCCGGTTATGCCAATCAAGTTGTTCTTAATATTAGCTAGCATTGTGCGAAGAGTGGAAATGGGGAGGGTAAAGTGCATTAGTCTACTTTTTTGTATTACTCAAAAAATAAGCTCGTTGACGTGGCGAGGATCAATAATAGGAAGAAAGGAACCCTTACGCCCTACCTGGAACGCCAATTCCTTAGGCATTTTATTATCTGGATCATTAAATCTCGGCTGTAACCTTTTATGCTTGCCTCTAAGTGCACCGTCTAGTACCTTTGCCTGTTACGTGTCgttcttcatttttgttgctgcacCCTGATATCCTTGAACACGAATATGCAAATGTCGCCACACGAACCGCACCCCCCACAAAACCATTcgcacttgcacacacacacacacgcacgctcatagACCTTTTGGAGGCATTGGTTCCCTCTCGCCTAAAGTTTCCTGATTGATTACCATCGGTCGTTTCAGCTAAACAACACGCTCAATTTCACCCTGGCAGGCTACGACTTGTCTGGCCATTTGCGACAGTTTCGCGAAATGCGCTTTGCCGATCTGAACCTTTGCGAACGGTACGACGTCAGCCAGGAGCAGCGGATACGCTTCGGACAAAACTATTACCGCAAATGTGCACTCAACGTTAACCGACTTGTTGAGGACTTCCGGGCAGTCGAGTTTCTGTCGCTTTACGTGAGCTACTACGAGCAACGGGTGCGGCTGATGCGTTCGGTCCCCATACTGATCGAGAATGCGTTTACGCAGAACACTGACCCAGAACCGGATCGATGGCAACTGGTGAAACGGTTTCTGCTCGTAGACACCGTGTCTGGGCTGAATGAACTTCACAAACCGAAGCTGTATGGAGAGATTGATGTAAAGAATCAATTCTTCTTTTTACGCTACGCGAAGAAGATTGAGCTCGAGTTTAAGCTACATCCGGACCATGGCAAACACCCAAACCGCATCTCCATACCGCTGGTGCGAATGGAATATGCACTACTCAACACATCTGTGGCCCTTCCGGGTAGTACGGTTGAGTTTGAGTTTCGAGTTACGTTCACCAAGGCATACAGTTACGCTTCTTTGCTGGAGGTACCTGAAGTCGTCTCCCAATGGACTTGGAATACTTACAGTAACCTGTTGAGCGCATTTTTGTTTCCACAGATTCTGCTGCCAATATTCATACTGCTCGCGTTTTCAATGAGCGTCTTTCAATCGTATTG harbors:
- the LOC121601855 gene encoding meckelin-like, producing MFTCLISTWRVLPAVRYDAVERNPSSGSIRAVVRASESFEPSPVAAVQVKVKALAETANVYHARQERSLSECKMVVSVRERLIIQYVAMLRNVLLLITVSCSDLAVRASADFYNSNDVQLYATPDDCRANEYYDLFAFKCSLCDDGLHLIPAKDKLSCTCNDQAVAVRDHDSVLQRPVCQNVSDFFAQFPATERLDTVNYCKTIQVGIVNTTKSSRSVYQRRRTFPPGRDERAVCECDLKANVLYIEPGDGWPPGDPRGAHNFCIPLSLLRDVQHYPPFSLNRLLHQNRQNANVYRDVKYLIVFCHVMRSVRHCQQLANLCVLSFYSLERQSPCAIFYTYQTYDLAALGASGVPNAGSMPSVVSASQSYLAGEGGAGGGGGTLPKLGPETVRPGLFYRRGKYVSELLEKFLDYSYDSDANNRLNNTLNFTLAGYDLSGHLRQFREMRFADLNLCERYDVSQEQRIRFGQNYYRKCALNVNRLVEDFRAVEFLSLYVSYYEQRVRLMRSVPILIENAFTQNTDPEPDRWQLVKRFLLVDTVSGLNELHKPKLYGEIDVKNQFFFLRYAKKIELEFKLHPDHGKHPNRISIPLVRMEYALLNTSVALPGSTVEFEFRVTFTKAYSYASLLEILLPIFILLAFSMSVFQSYCYKLRQSKQYYDMEIFWNFFVYLGSYLGTAFLIVLGVIVLHALFTYKTQSTVHLLLPLEVQNLVEVFIYVGFALKLIKLMRVFFYMANVDIFFIDWERPKIFDISTMGQRLHQLDTPSIASSTNTKPSSHDSVSAWRNYFIANEWQELATKRKISMFAHIVLLALAFVILGFENWASNAFDLHLHRKSEHLGERDKMLLIAVGILIYTAVYVAQRLYNFLIHDRFIENAIQQFIDVASIANISVFILSMESYGYYIHGRSPHGFSDTDMCSMIMQFKREEDNLCGNRGLLPGSEQQTYSILVPKNLRLFYDKLITPLRNSSSLGPHQHLNRPQLIGSAKMSASEVFTSPGGGRLEYNFERTILTYYNVNRFFAAFVDHALKDLDYIIQERTILENILNCEFQNYITENKGVFYIDNGHSFDQILFNGNESIFFQVELLLFCCVVLLTGNYLLGIVVIGIVYKCFEVVMNYVLKNNLAKKTLIDKRFLI